A portion of the Magnolia sinica isolate HGM2019 chromosome 17, MsV1, whole genome shotgun sequence genome contains these proteins:
- the LOC131230714 gene encoding pleiotropic drug resistance protein 3-like: protein MMEVSRREKEAGIVPELDIDTYMKAISVKGLKRSLQTAYILKILGLDICADTMVGDAMRRGVSGGQKKRLTTGEMIVGPTKALFMDEISTGLDSSTTFQIVACLQQLVHITDATALISLLQPAPETYDLFDDIILMAEGKIVYHGPRNDILKFFEDCGFRCPERKGTADFLQEVISKKDQAQYWHHTDQPYSYVSVDQFSKKFKASPIGEKLDEELSKPYDKSQCHKNSLSFSVYSLPKWELFKACMTREWLLMKRNSFVYIFKSSQLVFISLVAMTVFLRTRLRIDVMHANYYMGSIFFALILFMVDGFPELSMTVSRLPVFYKHRDLYFYPAWAYTIPAGILKIPISLLQSTVWTVLTYYVIGYSPEPGRFFCHFLLLFALHQMSTSLFRLMASLFRTIVASVTGGTLLLVTLLLLGGFILPRSSIPSWLKWGFWISPLAYAEIGLSINEFLAPRWQKILPTNTTIGHQTLISHGLNFGNYFYWISLGALLGFTILFNTGFTLALTFLNAPGMSRAIISHEKLLQLRGREDRSNVTHLENPNTALSPDAQTKRTGRMVLPFEPLTIAFQDVNYYVDTPLEMREQGFTQKKLQLLHDITGSFRPGVLTTLMGVSGAGKTTLMDVLSGRKTGGTIEGDIWIGGYPKVQETFARISGYCEQTDIHSPQITVEESVIYSSWLRLPQQIDPKTKAAFVNEVLETIELDGIKDSLVGIPGVSGLSTEQRKRLTIAVELVANPSIIFMDEPTSGLDARAAAIVMRAVKNIVDTGRTVVCTIHQPSIDIFESFDELILMKRGGQIIYSGPLGRHSSRVIEYFEGIPGVPKIKDNYNPATWMLEVTSNSEETQLGVDFAHIYKESSLYRDNKEQVKILSKPPANSKDLHFTTRFPQNGWGQFKACLWKQHLSYWRSPSYNLVRIMFTIVASLLYGVLFWKHAKRINNQQDLFTILGTMFTTMLFMGINNCSTVLPIIATERAVLYRETFAGMYSSWAYSFAQVIIEIPYLFIQALLCVIITYPMIGYSWSAYKVFWYLYTMLCTLLYYSYLGMLLVSLSPSVQVASIMASFCYVMILLFSGFIIPGPQFPKWWRWCYYLIPSSWTLNGFLTSQYGDIRKEIVIFGETKSIASFLEDYFGFHHDRLFVVAIVLIAFPLFFASLFSHCIGKLNFQRR from the exons ATGATGGAAGTCAGTAGAAGGGAGAAGGAGGCGGGAATCGTGCCCGAACTGGACATAGACACTTACATGAAG GCAATTTCGGTCAAGGGATTGAAAAGATCACTTCAGACAGCCTACATTTTGAAG ATCCTTGGATTGGACATCTGTGCTGACACAATGGTCGGTGATGCCATGAGGAGAGGCGTTTCGGGCGGTCAGAAGAAGAGACTTACTACAG GGGAGATGATCGTGGGTCCAACAAAAGCTCTTTTCATGGATGAAATATCGACCGGCTTAGACAGTTCCACCACCTTCCAGATTGTTGCTTGTCTCCAGCAGTTGGTGCATATCACAGATGCTACTGCATTAATTTCACTTCTTCAGCCCGCACCTGAGACGTATGATCTCTTTGATGACATCATCTTGATGGCGGAAGGAAAGATTGTGTACCATGGCCCACGTAATGATATTCTCAAGTTTTTTGAAGATTGTGGATTCAGGTGCCCTGAAAGAAAAGGAACAGCTGACTTCCTCCAAGAG GTTATCTCAAAAAAGGATCAAGCACAATACTGGCATCATACAGACCAACCTTACAGCTATGTTTCCGTCGATCAGTtctcaaagaaattcaaggcatCTCCTATTGGCGAGAAGCTAGATGAGGAACTTTCGAAACCATATGATAAGTCCCAATGCCATAAAAATTCATTGTCCTTCAGTGTTTATTCTTTACCTAAATGGGAACTATTCAAAGCATGTATGACAAGAGAATGGCTGCTCATGAAGAGGAATTCATTCGTTTACATATTCAAATCATCTCAG CTCGTCTTCATCTCACTCGTCGCAATGACTGTTTTTCTGCGCACCCGTTTGCGTATCGATGTGATGCATGCAAATTACTACATGGGTTCTATTTTCTTCGCACTTATATTATTCATGGTTGATGGATTCCCAGAGTTATCGATGACGGTTTCTAGACTTCCAGTTTTCTACAAACACAGAGATCTGTACTTCTACCCAGCATGGGCATACACCATTCCAGCCGGTATTCTAAAAATTCCAATTTCATTGTTACAGTCTACGGTGTGGACAGTTCTTACGTACTACGTTATTGGATACAGTCCTGAACCAGGAAG GTTCTTCTGCCATTTTCTTCTACTCTTCGCCTTGCATCAGATGTCAACATCCTTGTTCCGTTTAATGGCCTCACTTTTCCGTACCATTGTTGCTTCTGTAACTGGGGGGACTCTGCTTCTAGTAACGCTCCTATTATTGGGAGGCTTCATTCTTCCACGAT CCTCTATACCATCTTGGTTGAAGTGGGGATTTTGGATTTCTCCACTGGCATATGCCGAGATAGGCCTATCCATAAACGAATTCCTTGCTCCACGGTGGCAAAAG ATTTTGCCTACAAACACAACCATAGGACACCAAACACTGATAAGCCATGGACTGAATTTTGGCAACTACTTCTATTGGATATCATTGGGCGCCTTGCTTGGATTCACAATACTTTTCAATACTGGTTTTACCTTGGCCTTGACTTTCTTGAACG CTCCCGGGATGTCCCGTgctattatttctcatgaaaagcTCTTGCAACTACGAGGGAGAGAAGATCGTAGCAATGTCACTCATTTAGAGAACCCAAATACAGCTCTTTCGCCCGATGCACAAACCAAAAGAACTG GGAGGATGGTTTTACCATTTGAGCCGCTAACAATAGCATTTCAAGATGTGAACTATTATGTTGATACCCCTCTG GAAATGAGAGAACAAGGTTTCACACAGAAAAAACTCCAACTTCTTCATGATATTACAGGTTCATTCAGGCCTGGCGTTCTCACAACATTAATGGGAGTAAGTGGAGCAGGGAAAACCACTCTCATGGATGTTCTCTCTGGAAGGAAAACCGGTGGAACAATCGAAGGGGACATATGGATTGGAGGGTACCCAAAGGTCCAAGAAACATTTGCTAGGATATCGGGTTATTGCGAGCAAACCGACATTCATTCTCCGCAAATCACTGTTGAAGAGTCTGTCATATATTCAAGTTGGCTACGACTCCCACAGCAGATCGATCCAAAAACAAAAGCT GCGTTTGTAAATGAAGTTCTTGAAACGATCGAGCTAGATGGAATAAAAGATTCTTTAGTCGGCATTCCTGGTGTAAGTGGTCTGTCGACCGAGCAGCGTAAACGACTAACCATTGCAGTGGAGCTTGTTGCCAATCCATCAATCATATTTATGGATGAACCCACGTCAGGTCTAGATGCAAGAGCAGCTGCCATAGTCATGCGTGCAGTGAAGAATATTGTTGACACAGGACGGACAGTGGTTTGCACTATACACCAGCCAAGTATAGATATATTTGAGTCATTCGATGAG CTGATTCTAATGAAAAGGGGAGGACAAATAATCTATTCCGGACCATTGGGTCGCCATTCAAGTAGAGTTATTGAATACTTTGAA GGTATTCCTGGGGTCCCGAAGATCAAAGACAATTATAATCCAGCAACATGGATGTTAGAAGTtacttctaattcagaagaaacGCAACTTGGTGTAGATTTTGCACATATTTACAAAGAGTCTTCTCTCTATAG GGACAACAAAGAGCAAGTTAAGATATTGAGTAAGCCGCCTGCGAATTCGAAGGACTTGCATTTCACTACTCGGTTTCCGCAGAATGGTTGGGGGCAGTTCAAAGCTTGCCTTTGGAAACAGCACTTGTCATATTGGAGAAGTCCCTCGTACAACTTGGTTCGGATAATGTTTACGATCGTCGCATCCTTGTTATATGGAGTGCTCTTTTGGAAGCATGCTAAGAGAAT AAATAACCAGCAGGACTTGTTCACTATACTCGGGACCATGTTCACCACCATGCTCTTCATGGGCATAAACAACTGCTCAACAGTTTTACCGATCATTGCAACCGAGCGGGCTGTTTTGTACCGAGAAACGTTTGCAGGGATGTACTCTTCATGGGCCTATTCATTTGCTCAG GTGATCATTGAGATTCCTTACCTATTTATCCAAGCACTGTTGTGTGTGATCATCACATATCCTATGATAGGGTACTCCTGGTCAGCTTATAAGGTCTTTTGGTACTTGTACACCATGCTATGTACATTGCTCTACTACAGTTACCTCGGGATGTTGCTAGTGTCGTTGAGCCCGAGTGTTCAAGTAGCTTCCATAATGGCTTCTTTCTGCTATGTAATGATCCTTCTCTTCTCCGGCTTCATCATACCCGGACCA CAATTCCCAAAGTGGTGGCGTTGGTGCTACTATCTTATTCCGAGTTCC